The following proteins are co-located in the Imtechella halotolerans genome:
- a CDS encoding ABC transporter ATP-binding protein, whose protein sequence is MSQTTSKSFDTQLFKRLMKYTRPYRLTFVSVAFVAILLSLLSVARPYLLKLTVDDYIITKDYQGLLTFSLIMAGILLGEVISQLYFLYYANWIGQSIVRDIRKKLFAHMLRFKMKYYDNSSVGLLVTRTVSDMERIAEIFSSGFFEIVSDLLKMLAVMIAMLLFNWKLALIVFAVLPIILYATRLFQQAMKVAFTEVRLQVANLNSFVQERVTGMKIVQLFTREETEYDNFKKINKKHEQAWLKTVWYNSIFFPIAEITSSITIGLIVWYGGLQAVSDGSVELGTIFMFIQMSQMLFRPLRQIADKFNTLQMGMVAANRVFNILDTQSSIEDKGSIEATTMNGDLSFKKVHFGYIENEEVLHGISFDVKAGETVAIVGATGAGKSTIINLLNRFYEIQDGSICIDNIDIREYTLPSLRSHIAVVLQDVFLFADTIYHNITLKNPDITEDHVIEAAKEIGIHEFIMSLPGGYHYNVKERGTMLSSGQRQLIAFLRAYVSNPSILILDEATSSVDTYSEQLIQRATQKITEGRTSIVIAHRLATVKKASKIIVMDSGTIVEEGTHDELLTIDKGYYRNLYEVQFLAEDATI, encoded by the coding sequence ATGAGCCAAACCACCTCCAAATCGTTTGACACGCAGCTTTTCAAAAGGCTGATGAAATACACACGCCCTTACCGCCTGACGTTTGTAAGCGTGGCGTTTGTAGCTATCTTGTTGTCTTTGTTATCCGTAGCAAGGCCTTACCTACTAAAACTTACCGTTGATGACTATATCATCACTAAAGACTATCAGGGATTACTAACCTTTTCCCTAATTATGGCAGGTATCCTGCTTGGAGAAGTGATTTCGCAATTATATTTTTTGTATTACGCTAATTGGATAGGACAATCCATTGTAAGAGATATTCGCAAAAAGTTGTTTGCTCATATGCTCAGATTTAAAATGAAGTATTACGATAATTCTTCAGTAGGTCTACTAGTTACACGTACGGTAAGCGATATGGAGCGAATTGCAGAAATATTTAGTTCTGGCTTTTTTGAAATTGTTAGTGATCTTCTTAAAATGCTGGCAGTCATGATTGCCATGCTACTATTTAACTGGAAATTAGCATTGATTGTTTTTGCTGTACTCCCGATTATCCTTTATGCGACACGCTTGTTTCAACAAGCTATGAAAGTTGCTTTTACCGAAGTACGTCTACAGGTAGCCAACCTGAACTCATTTGTTCAAGAAAGAGTTACTGGAATGAAAATCGTCCAACTCTTTACAAGAGAAGAAACGGAATACGACAATTTTAAAAAGATAAACAAAAAGCACGAACAAGCCTGGTTAAAAACGGTTTGGTACAATTCAATTTTCTTTCCTATTGCTGAAATAACTTCATCCATTACCATCGGTCTTATAGTATGGTACGGAGGGCTTCAAGCTGTAAGTGATGGTTCTGTAGAACTTGGAACCATATTCATGTTTATTCAAATGTCACAAATGCTATTTAGACCACTACGTCAAATAGCTGATAAATTTAACACTCTTCAAATGGGGATGGTAGCCGCCAATAGGGTATTCAATATATTGGACACTCAAAGTTCAATAGAAGATAAAGGATCCATTGAAGCAACTACCATGAATGGTGATCTTTCATTTAAAAAAGTTCATTTTGGATACATTGAAAACGAAGAAGTATTACATGGTATTTCGTTTGATGTAAAAGCTGGGGAAACAGTCGCAATTGTAGGTGCCACAGGAGCTGGAAAATCCACCATAATTAATCTATTGAATCGATTTTACGAAATTCAGGATGGTAGTATTTGCATTGATAACATTGACATCCGAGAATATACGCTTCCTTCTTTACGAAGCCACATAGCAGTTGTACTTCAGGATGTTTTCCTTTTTGCCGACACTATTTATCACAACATTACTCTCAAAAACCCAGATATAACAGAAGATCATGTAATTGAGGCAGCCAAAGAAATTGGAATTCATGAATTCATCATGAGTCTTCCTGGTGGTTACCATTACAATGTAAAAGAACGAGGGACGATGCTTTCTTCAGGACAAAGACAACTCATCGCCTTTTTAAGGGCTTATGTAAGTAATCCAAGTATATTAATTTTAGATGAAGCGACTTCTTCTGTTGATACGTATTCAGAGCAACTTATTCAACGAGCGACTCAGAAAATCACAGAGGGTCGTACATCAATTGTAATTGCTCACAGATTGGCTACAGTTAAAAAGGCATCCAAAATTATTGTTATGGATTCTGGAACTATTGTAGAAGAAGGAACTCATGATGAATTACTAACAATAGATAAAGGATACTATAGAAACCTATATGAGGTCCAATTCTTGGCAGAGGATGCAACCATTTAA
- the truA gene encoding tRNA pseudouridine(38-40) synthase TruA: protein MRYFLEFSYNGKHYHGWQYQPNAISVQEVLEKALSMMLRTPIELIGAGRTDAGVHAKQMFAHFDIQQKVDSNLVHKLNSYLPYDIAITGIHPVKEDSHARFDATQRTYEYWLTQKKSPFLNEYAYYINLPLDIEAMNKAAEVLFSYNDFQCFSKSNTDVKTYLCDISHAQWTLMDEKLVFTITADRFLRNMVRAIVGTLLEVGLGKSSIENVKTIIESKNRSKAGVSVPAHALYLTKVIYPSTVFRNL from the coding sequence TTGAGATATTTTTTAGAGTTTTCATATAACGGAAAACACTATCACGGTTGGCAATATCAACCCAATGCTATTTCTGTTCAAGAAGTACTTGAAAAAGCACTTAGCATGATGTTACGCACCCCCATTGAACTAATAGGGGCAGGTCGCACTGATGCTGGTGTTCACGCCAAACAAATGTTTGCCCATTTTGACATACAACAAAAGGTTGATTCTAACCTTGTACACAAGCTCAATTCATACCTACCATACGATATTGCAATCACAGGTATACACCCAGTTAAAGAGGATTCTCACGCTCGTTTTGATGCCACCCAACGAACGTATGAATATTGGCTTACCCAAAAGAAATCTCCATTTCTAAATGAGTATGCTTACTACATAAATTTACCATTAGATATTGAAGCCATGAACAAAGCAGCTGAAGTACTTTTTTCATACAATGACTTTCAGTGCTTCTCTAAATCAAATACCGATGTTAAAACGTATCTCTGCGACATTAGTCACGCCCAATGGACTTTAATGGATGAAAAACTAGTATTCACTATAACTGCAGATCGTTTTTTACGAAATATGGTAAGAGCTATTGTAGGAACTCTACTAGAAGTAGGACTAGGCAAATCTAGCATTGAAAACGTTAAAACTATTATAGAAAGTAAAAATAGAAGCAAGGCTGGTGTTTCAGTTCCCGCACATGCACTATATTTAACCAAAGTTATATATCCGTCAACTGTCTTTAGAAACTTATGA
- a CDS encoding metallophosphoesterase family protein, translating into MTRILLLSDTHSYIDDNILKYVKQADQVWHAGDIGNLKVTDAIEAVKPLTAVYGNIDDARARLEFKEDLWFTCEGVEVFMTHIGGYPGKYHPRIREEVKHKRPKLFICGHSHILKVMWDKQLGILHMNPGAAGKHGMHKVRTMLRFEIDGEAIKNLEIIELEKR; encoded by the coding sequence ATGACACGAATATTACTTTTGTCCGACACCCATAGTTATATAGACGATAATATACTAAAATATGTTAAACAAGCCGATCAGGTGTGGCATGCAGGAGATATAGGTAATTTAAAGGTAACCGATGCTATAGAGGCTGTAAAGCCTCTTACGGCGGTATATGGAAACATTGATGATGCAAGGGCAAGATTGGAATTTAAAGAAGACTTGTGGTTTACATGTGAAGGTGTAGAAGTATTTATGACTCATATCGGAGGGTATCCTGGAAAATACCATCCCAGAATTCGTGAGGAGGTTAAACATAAGCGCCCAAAGCTATTTATTTGTGGTCATTCACATATACTTAAGGTAATGTGGGATAAACAACTTGGAATACTGCATATGAACCCGGGCGCTGCTGGTAAGCACGGTATGCATAAGGTAAGGACAATGCTTCGTTTTGAAATAGATGGTGAGGCAATTAAGAATCTTGAAATAATTGAATTGGAAAAGAGATGA
- a CDS encoding type I phosphomannose isomerase catalytic subunit: protein MNLYPFKFQPILKERLWGGTKLKDLLNKPSSSDITGESWELSAVKGDVSIIENGPLAGTSLQEAINHHPQALLGKSVTNRFGTEFPILIKFIDAKQDLSIQLHPNDELAKERHNSFGKTEMWYIMQADPGAELIVGFKQDMTKENYEKHLNEGKLTDILNYEKVKEGDTFFINTGKVHAIGAGILLAEIQQTSDITYRVYDFNRKDKEGNLRELHTELAIDAIDYSYKDDFKINYTKEGNGINNMVKCPYFNTNYLNLSKDFSQELSERDSFTIFVCVHGSGSISTENGEVTIQKGETVLIPACCAQIDISTNGLELLEVYV, encoded by the coding sequence ATGAATCTTTATCCTTTCAAATTTCAACCTATTTTAAAAGAGCGCCTGTGGGGAGGCACTAAACTTAAAGATCTACTGAATAAACCGAGCTCCAGTGATATTACAGGTGAGAGCTGGGAACTCTCTGCTGTTAAAGGGGATGTATCTATTATTGAAAATGGTCCTTTGGCAGGAACTTCACTTCAAGAGGCGATAAACCACCACCCACAAGCGCTATTAGGTAAAAGTGTCACCAATCGGTTTGGTACAGAATTCCCAATTTTAATAAAGTTTATTGACGCCAAACAAGATTTATCAATTCAATTACACCCGAATGATGAATTAGCCAAAGAACGTCATAATTCCTTCGGAAAAACAGAAATGTGGTACATTATGCAGGCTGATCCAGGAGCTGAACTAATTGTTGGATTCAAGCAGGACATGACCAAAGAAAACTATGAAAAACATCTTAATGAAGGTAAACTAACCGACATTCTTAATTATGAAAAAGTAAAGGAAGGTGATACATTTTTCATCAATACTGGAAAAGTACATGCCATAGGAGCTGGGATACTACTAGCCGAAATCCAGCAAACAAGTGATATCACATACCGTGTATATGATTTCAATAGAAAAGATAAAGAAGGAAATTTACGCGAACTTCATACGGAACTTGCCATTGATGCTATTGATTACTCGTATAAAGACGACTTCAAAATCAATTACACCAAAGAAGGAAATGGCATTAACAATATGGTCAAGTGCCCCTATTTCAATACCAATTACCTTAATTTATCCAAAGACTTTTCACAAGAATTATCAGAACGTGATTCCTTTACCATCTTTGTATGTGTCCATGGTTCTGGATCCATATCAACGGAAAACGGAGAAGTAACCATCCAAAAAGGAGAAACAGTTCTTATTCCAGCCTGTTGTGCACAAATAGACATCTCCACCAATGGATTAGAACTTTTGGAAGTTTATGTGTAA
- a CDS encoding peroxiredoxin — translation MQLGTPLPSFQLIDQEGVLFNSKSLLGQPSVLFFYPKNFTPICTKEVCGFRDSYHLFKDLNASIIGISTDNTESHKEFSKKHQLPFPLLSDPNKETQRLFCIKGPLFGLLPARETFIFDADGLLIAHHKGIDALSHIQKAYKTLKQTL, via the coding sequence ATGCAACTTGGAACTCCATTACCTTCATTTCAGTTAATCGACCAAGAAGGGGTCTTATTTAACAGTAAGTCACTTTTAGGTCAACCTTCTGTTCTATTTTTCTATCCTAAAAATTTCACTCCTATTTGCACTAAAGAGGTTTGTGGATTTAGAGACTCTTATCATCTATTCAAAGACCTTAATGCCTCTATAATTGGAATTAGTACAGATAATACAGAGAGTCATAAAGAATTTTCTAAAAAACATCAACTCCCATTTCCTTTACTGAGCGACCCTAATAAAGAAACACAACGTCTTTTCTGCATAAAAGGCCCTCTTTTTGGTTTACTCCCTGCAAGAGAAACATTTATTTTTGATGCTGATGGATTGCTTATTGCACACCATAAAGGAATAGACGCCCTTTCACATATACAAAAAGCATACAAGACTTTAAAACAAACGCTATGA
- a CDS encoding 6-pyruvoyl trahydropterin synthase family protein has protein sequence MKVKVSRKAYFNAAHRLYRPDWSFEKNEAIFGKCNNPNYHGHNYELIASVFGNIDPETGYVIDIKILKDLIYKHIELAFDHKNLNEDVPEFKSLNPTAEHIAVVIWKKLRPHLPLNLDLEITLYETPRNFVTYRGE, from the coding sequence ATGAAAGTTAAAGTAAGTCGAAAGGCCTATTTCAATGCTGCACATCGTCTTTACCGTCCCGACTGGTCTTTTGAAAAAAATGAAGCCATTTTTGGGAAATGCAACAATCCCAACTATCATGGCCACAATTATGAACTAATAGCTAGTGTATTTGGAAATATTGATCCTGAAACAGGATACGTTATTGATATTAAAATTCTTAAAGACCTTATATACAAGCACATCGAACTCGCTTTTGATCACAAAAATTTAAACGAAGATGTCCCTGAGTTTAAATCCTTAAATCCGACAGCCGAGCACATAGCAGTAGTAATCTGGAAAAAATTAAGACCTCACCTACCCTTGAATCTTGATTTGGAGATTACCCTTTATGAAACCCCACGAAATTTTGTGACCTATAGAGGTGAATAA